The following DNA comes from Tunturibacter psychrotolerans.
TACACTGCCTTATATGAATTACCGAACGCCGCAATCTTAGCAAAATCCGCCCTGACGAGCGTTCCGCGAAGAATGTTTGTCCATCTCTTCATCTCGTCCCGGGCAGGTTTTTCTCCATACCACCCCTGCAAGCCGCCGGAACATTCGTCATCTGCTTCGCAAACACCCGATAGCTCATCGTTCCCGGCCGCAGCGTCGACCAATATCCCGAGCCCGACAGCAGCGGTTTGTGTTTCTCGATCAACTGATGATCCAGAATCTTCACCCCGCACTCAAGATTGTTCTTCGGTTGCAGAATCGTCCTCGAAGGATCCTTCACTGGCAGCTTTTTATCCCGATCCCAATCGAAGTCGCACCCGTACCGCTTCTGGTCTTCATACGTAAGCTGCAGCAGCCCCGATGTATGCCCTGCCCGACCCGTCACCTCATCTTTTACATCCATCTCCGGCTGCGCATGCTTTGCCTGAACCGTCGGCTCCAGTCCTGCCTCTGCCCCCGCCAGTGCCTGAAAGAAGTAGGCCCAGAACGCCCGCTTATCATCCTCGGCCATCGTGTAGAACCGCGGACAGAATCGCCTCACATCATGCGGCACCTGCCCCGACAGCATCGCGGGCGGCAGCGCCAGCTCCACAATCTTGTCCCACTCCGGGTCCCACGTCGACCCACCCACCTCTGCCTTCTTCGTATCAATCGGAGTCGGCGGCGCGGGCTTCATCGCCGGTGCCGGAGCAGCGGTCGCCTGTGCCGTCTCATGCTTCCCGCACCCCGAAGCCAGCATCGGCGCTGCTAACCCAACCAGCGCTACCGCGACCCTCAAAACTCGGTTCATCTGCGCACCTTATGAGACAGAGCCCATCACAGGGAGATGCCATCCGCAAGCATGCAGTTGCAGAGACACCTCATGATCTCCTCGATTTTCATCAAATCCGACGCATGGTCCCCTGATCCATCGCCCCACCAAAGTACTTTGCCAAAGCCTCTCCAAACACATCACCCAAACCTTCTGCAGCCTTCGCAGACGGCGTCGCGGCTTTCGCAAATAACGTCATGCTCGAATGAAACTTCATATCGTCCGGAGACCCAAAGATCTCTCCCACCGTCTTTCCCTGCACCCCCACCACAATCCCCACAGACCCCCGCAGCCTCGATCCCAGAACAACATGCTCGAGGTAAGCCCGAGCCTCGTCCAGCGAAGAGATCGCATACCGCACCGCCATCGGACTGCTCCCGAGCCCATGAATCTGCGGAAACACAAACCACATCCAGTGGCTCCGCTTCCTCCCCGCACGCAACTCAGCACATGCCTGCTCGTACACCCCAGCCTGCGCTTCTAGGAATCGCTGCAAATCGTAAACATCTTGTCCGGGGGCCATCTGTTCACGTCACCTCATTTATCTCAAACCCACTGCAGTTCCGCACTTGAATTATCCTCCAAGCGCGGTCGAGGCATCGTCCCCTCACCTTCGTAGAAACGGCTCTACCACCTCATAAAAACTATCGCTGGCGAATCGTCCTCCCAGCCTTGCGCCTCTTCCAAACCCGAGCGTAGAGTGGCGGTGCCCAAAAAGGAGGGCTCCCCACATGTCTTCAAACATCACGCGCCGCAGTCTTTTCGGCATGGTCTCCACTGCTGCAGTTGCGGGCGCAATGCCATCTCTCTTCGCCTCCCCGTCGGCCCACGCACAGCTTGGCCAGGCAAATCCCCTCGCTACCGCACAAGATTTCGCGGCCTCAATCAATCGCGCCTTCAGCTTCCAGAACCTCATGATGGACGCCTACACCTCCGGCTCAACCATCCGCCTCTCTCAGAGCTACAGCGACGCAGCCCTCCAGGCTACCGGCTTCACCTACGACAACGCTGTCGCCATCCACGCCTATCTCTCACGCGGCCAGCAGGGCGACCTCGCCCGCGCGAAGACTCTCGGCCTCGGCCTCCTGCACGCTCAAGCTACTAACTTCCCCGTCGCCGACGGCCGCTTCGCCCAGGCTTACTTCGTCAACGCGCCCGACGCGAGCGGTGCCTTCATCACACCCGCAGCTTTTCCGTTCTTCTTCTACGGCAGCTCCGTAGGCGATCAAGCCTGGGCAGGCATGGCCCTCGCGCAGCTCTATCGCCGCACCCGCGATCCGCAATACCTCACCGGCGCCCTCTTAGTTGCAAACTGGATCGTCACCAACACCTACAACACTCAGGGTCCCGGCGGCTACTCCTACGGCACCATCATCAATCAGTTCAACCAGTCGCAACCTTCGCCCAACGGCAAATCCACCGAGGGCAATCTCGACACCTATGCCTTCTTCACCATGCTCCACACACTTACCAACGGCGGCAGCGCCAACAACGGCATGACGTGGGCAGCGCTCGCGCAACACGCCTTCCAATTCGTATTCGCCATGTTCAACGCGCAGGGGCCGTTCTTCTACACCGGCACGCTTCCCGATCAGGTCACCATCAACCCTTCACCGATCCCCGAAGATTGTCAGACCTGGTCCTTTCTCGCATTCCTCGACGCACGTTCTCGCGGCACCATCGACTGGGCGCTCGCAAATCTCCAGACCACAGATACCGCGTCTTCGCCGAACTCCAACCTCACCGGAACCCAAACCGTCAGCGGAATGACATTCTCCACTGCAAGTCTGGTCACACCAACCAATGACCCACACGCAGTATGGCTCGAAGGCACAGCCCACACCGCAGCTGCGCTCACCGCAAGGGTTCTGCGCGGAGGCGACCCGATCCTGTCTCTTCTGACCGATATCTCGCGAGCCGTTCAACTCCTCAAGGACTGCGAGCACGCGCAGCAGATTCTGGGCGTAGGTCAAACCGCAGGAGGCAAAGTCATTCCCAGTGGCCTAGGGGTCGTCGCATCCTCCAGCGTCCTCGACACCGGCTTTGGCTTCACCTATGGCCCATCCCTCCACATCGGCGCCACCGGCTGGTACCTCATTGCCAGTCTCGCCGCCAACCCCTTCCAACTCGGCTATAGAGTCATCGGCTAGAAAAAAGTGGCCGAGGCGCAAACCTCGGTCACTTTCTCTACTTCACACCTTTATTCGGATCCCAGACACCCTGCAGCTTCCTCACATAGACCATCTGCCCAATGTGATAAGCGTTGTGCGTCCCTACGTGCGCGATCCTCGAAGCCCACAGCGAGACCTTCGCATCATCGGCCGCCTCCACCGCGTTCTCCCAATCCGTCATCACCTGATCAAGCTGCTTCACCGTCGTGTCCCAGCTCTTCGCGTCGAAGTTGTTGAACGTCTCGTCATTGCTGCCGTCGAACTTCGCCGGTGTCTCTCCCTTGAACTTCGCCAACATATCGCGATCCCAGAAAACCAAATGATTGGCCAATTGCCCCACTGAGTGATTGCCACTCTTGTCGGTCCAACTCGCCTGCGCCGGTGTCAACCCCGCCACTGCAGTATTCGCCGGCACAAACCACTCTGCCTTGTTATGTGTCGATCGCAGCTGCTCCAGCAGAACAGCCTTCAACGTCATCGGCTTCTCCTGTTGTGCCATCGCAAAACCAGACGAAATCACAACAAACATCACCAGCCCAAACACAACTC
Coding sequences within:
- a CDS encoding DinB family protein codes for the protein MRRVVFGLVMFVVISSGFAMAQQEKPMTLKAVLLEQLRSTHNKAEWFVPANTAVAGLTPAQASWTDKSGNHSVGQLANHLVFWDRDMLAKFKGETPAKFDGSNDETFNNFDAKSWDTTVKQLDQVMTDWENAVEAADDAKVSLWASRIAHVGTHNAYHIGQMVYVRKLQGVWDPNKGVK
- a CDS encoding DUF1810 domain-containing protein, with the translated sequence MAPGQDVYDLQRFLEAQAGVYEQACAELRAGRKRSHWMWFVFPQIHGLGSSPMAVRYAISSLDEARAYLEHVVLGSRLRGSVGIVVGVQGKTVGEIFGSPDDMKFHSSMTLFAKAATPSAKAAEGLGDVFGEALAKYFGGAMDQGTMRRI